In Triticum urartu cultivar G1812 chromosome 6, Tu2.1, whole genome shotgun sequence, the following proteins share a genomic window:
- the LOC125514842 gene encoding histone H2A.1-like, with amino-acid sequence MAGRKGGDRKKAVTRSVKAGLQFPVGRIGRYLKKGRYAQRVGSGAPVYLAAVLEYLAAEVLELAGNAAKDNKKTRIIPRHLLLAVRNDQELGRLLAGVTIAHGGVIPNINSVLLPKKSPAAAEKEAKSPKKKTSAKSPKKKVAAKE; translated from the exons ATGGCCGGAAGGAAGGGCGGCGACAGGAAGAAGGCGGTGACCCGCTCCGTCAAGGCCGGGCTCCAGTTCCCCGTCGGCCGCATCGGGCGCTACCTCAAGAAGGGCCGCTACGCCCAGCGCGTCGGCTCCGGCGCCCCCGTCTACCTCGCCGCCGTCCTCGAGTACCTCGCCGCAGAG GTCCTGGAGCTCGCCGGCAACGCGGCCAAGGACAACAAGAAGACCCGCATCATCCCGCGCCACCTGCTGCTCGCCGTCCGCAACGACCAGGAGCTCGGCAGGCTGCTCGCCGGCGTGACCATCGCCCACGGCGGCGTGATCCCCAACATCAACTCCGTGCTGCTCCCCAAGAAGTCTCCCGCCGCTGCCGAGAAGGAGGCCAAGTCGCCCAAGAAGAAGACCTCCGCCAAGTCCCCCAAGAAGAAGGTCGCCGCCAAGGAGTAG
- the LOC125514841 gene encoding histone H2A.1-like gives MAGRKGGDRKKAVTRSVKAGLQFPVGRIGRYLKKGRYAQRVGSGAPVYLAAVLEYLAAEVLELAGNAAKDNKKTRIIPRHLLLAVRNDQELGKLLAGVTIAHGGVIPNINSVLLPKKSPAAAEKEAKSPKKKTTAKSPKKKTAATKE, from the exons ATGGCCGGAAGGAAGGGAGGCGACAGGAAGAAGGCCGTGACCAGGTCCGTGAAGGCCGGGCTCCAGTTCCCCGTCGGCCGCATCGGGCGCTACCTCAAGAAGGGCCGCTACGCCCAGCGCGTCGGCTCCGGCGCCCCCGTCTACCTCGCCGCCGTCCTCGAGTACCTCGCCGCAGAG GTGCTGGAGCTTGCCGGCAACGCAGCCAAGGACAACAAGAAGACCCGCATCATCCCCCGCCACCTTCTTCTCGCCGTCCGCAACGACCAGGAGCTCGGCAAGCTGCTCGCCGGCGTGACCATCGCCCACGGCGGCGTGATCCCCAACATCAACTCTGTGCTGCTCCCCAAGAagtcccccgccgccgccgagaaggaggccaagtcgcccaagaagaagaccacCGCCAAGTCCCCCAAGAAGAAGACCGCCGCCACCAAGGAGTAG
- the LOC125516281 gene encoding uncharacterized protein LOC125516281: MALACASHHVRRLLVHPGAGAPARSFCAQPYQAKVGVVGFLNGVGKGVETHAAKLEEAVDGEPQSVPETRPLRRKKFGGPCKLRKLILSFPHKYRLGLSKHPAEGRKVQ, from the exons ATGGCCCTCGCGTGTGCATCTCATCATGTGCGCCGCCTCCTCGTCCACCCCGGGGCcggagctccggcgaggtccTTCTGCGCGCAGCCCTACCAAG CCAAGGTAGGCGTGGTGGGGTTCCTGAACGGGGTCGGCAAGGGGGTGGAGACGCACGCGGCGAAGCTGGAGGAGGCCGTCGACGGCGAACCCCAGAGTGTGCCCGAGACCCGCCCGCTACGGCGCAAGAAGTTCGGTGGCCCCTGCAAGCTT AGAAAGTTGATTTTGAGCTTTCCTCACAAGTACCGTCTTGGTCTTTCGAAGCACCCAGCAGAAGGCAGGAAAGTGCAATGA